The Thermodesulfobacteriota bacterium DNA window CCGCGCAGACAGTGGCCAGCCCGATGACGGCGCCGGGATAATTTGAGGCGAATTCCCTGGCCAGTATCCCGCCGTGAGACCAGCCTATCGAACAGAGTTTCCCGGAGATGTTGTCCGGCTTCGGGACGACGGCATGGCCGTTGATCAGCGCCGGCATGGCGGCTATCGGGCTGAATCCCTCGACCGAAACGCCGCCTTCATCGAGCAGGCGCCTGATCGTCTCCATCAGGATGACCATCTTCCCCCTGTCGCCCCGCCAGCCCGGATCGTCGCCAAAAGGGGTGTCACATGTCGGTACGATGCATATTCCCGACAAACTGTTAAGCGCCAGCGTTCGGGTGAATTCATAGCTGTCCTTCGGCCGCTGATCATGGCCCTGGAAAAAGACCATGGCCGGGCCTTTCAGGCTTCCCCTGGCCCTGTCGGCCGCCTTTTCTTCGGGCGATCTGGCGTCGAGACAAACATAATTAACCGTTATCGTCTCGTTGTTGAATGTCGCCTTGAATTTTTTCATATCCGGTTTAGAAGGGATATATCTTCCATTGGATGAGCTGGATGAATTTGATTTTAACGCCATTTTCTCTCCCGCGGTAATGGTAATAATATTCTAATTCCACTGCTTGCGGTATCAGCATAATCATAATAGCGGTTCTTGGCAATGTTTCAAAACAACTTCTCGGCCAATTCTTTGCACATTGGATGACCTCTTTGCATACCCGGACCGCCTACACCGCCGCCATAAAAATGGTTTGACATTTCAAAACGGCTGACACAAAGTAAATAGTATCACCTATCACTTTACGAGAAAGCCATGAACATATTAGCCGACAACAAGTTGAAAATCGGTGAGCTGGCCAAAGCCAGCGGCCTGCCCCTTTCCACCATAAGGCACTATATTAACGAAGGGCTTCTGGGAAAACCCCAGAAGACCGCTCGAAACATGGCCTATTACGATCAGGAATCCATCCGTAAAGTGTCCTTCATCAAGCGCCTTCAGGACGAACTGCGATTGTCGATAAAAACCATTAAAAAAATATTTTTTACCGGCGATGATCTAACCATGGAGGATTATAAAATCCTCCTGGAGGTCAAATCCCGTCTGTCCGAGGATCACGACCTTCTTCCTGAGATTTACGACATTCCCCACGCCGAAGTCATGAAACATGTCCTCCTGACCGAAACGGAAATGGCGGCCATCGAAAAGCGGGGCGCCATTACGCCCGAATACAAAAAAGGGAAAAAATATTACGACGAGGTCGACTATCGCCTGATTAAAGCGCTCAGCGATTTCCGGGCCCTGGGATTTTCCGCCGACATGGGAATCAATGTCGAGGCGCTGGACGTC harbors:
- a CDS encoding MerR family transcriptional regulator, which translates into the protein MNILADNKLKIGELAKASGLPLSTIRHYINEGLLGKPQKTARNMAYYDQESIRKVSFIKRLQDELRLSIKTIKKIFFTGDDLTMEDYKILLEVKSRLSEDHDLLPEIYDIPHAEVMKHVLLTETEMAAIEKRGAITPEYKKGKKYYDEVDYRLIKALSDFRALGFSADMGINVEALDVYLRLIRELTRSELTIFVDRIARSRSADEIADLLKKGIPAINEVISALHQKFIQDELKRLRALARKKTK